The following proteins are co-located in the Salinigranum halophilum genome:
- a CDS encoding M20/M25/M40 family metallo-hydrolase, whose product MDDTPRGFLEALLGTHSPSGFETRGQRVWLDYVSDIADEVWTDAYGNAVAVVEGSGSGPELAFTGHVDEIGFIVRDVTDDGFLRVGPIGGADRTVSKGQHVTIHTDDGRVQGVVGQTAIHLRDHGSEEYEDIEAQFVDVGADDEETARSLVQVGDPVTFTSGLHELHGTRLAARGVDNRVGVWAAAEGLRRVAATDHEATVYAVSTVQEEVGLQGARMVGYDLDPDAVIALDVTHATDSPAVSGEKNTPVKLGAGPVVSRGSTNHPVLVDILRRAADEGEIDSQLQATGVRTGTDADAFYTTRSGIPAVNVGIPNRYMHTPVEVVDTDDLDATVDLLAAFAVRAGEYDDFSVQL is encoded by the coding sequence ATGGACGACACACCACGGGGGTTCCTCGAAGCCCTCCTCGGAACGCACAGCCCGTCGGGGTTCGAGACACGCGGACAGCGCGTCTGGCTCGACTACGTCTCCGATATCGCCGACGAGGTGTGGACGGACGCCTACGGCAACGCGGTCGCCGTCGTCGAGGGGAGCGGCTCCGGGCCCGAACTGGCGTTCACGGGCCACGTCGACGAGATCGGGTTTATCGTCCGTGACGTCACCGACGACGGCTTTCTCAGGGTGGGCCCTATCGGCGGCGCGGACCGGACCGTCTCGAAGGGCCAGCACGTGACGATTCACACCGACGACGGGCGCGTCCAGGGTGTCGTCGGGCAGACGGCCATCCACCTGCGCGACCACGGGAGCGAGGAGTACGAGGACATCGAGGCACAGTTCGTCGACGTGGGTGCGGACGACGAGGAGACCGCGCGCTCGCTGGTCCAGGTCGGTGACCCGGTGACGTTCACTAGTGGCCTGCACGAACTCCACGGGACCAGGCTCGCCGCCCGCGGCGTCGACAACCGCGTGGGCGTGTGGGCGGCCGCGGAGGGACTCCGCCGTGTGGCCGCGACCGACCACGAGGCGACGGTGTACGCCGTCTCGACGGTCCAGGAGGAGGTCGGGTTACAGGGGGCGCGCATGGTCGGGTACGACCTCGACCCCGACGCCGTCATCGCGCTCGACGTCACCCACGCGACGGACTCGCCCGCCGTCTCGGGCGAGAAGAACACCCCGGTGAAGCTCGGAGCGGGGCCAGTCGTCTCGCGCGGGAGCACCAACCATCCGGTGCTGGTCGACATCCTGCGACGTGCCGCCGATGAGGGAGAAATCGACTCGCAGTTGCAGGCGACCGGCGTCCGAACGGGCACCGACGCGGACGCCTTCTACACGACGCGCTCTGGCATTCCGGCGGTGAACGTCGGCATCCCGAACCGGTACATGCACACGCCAGTCGAGGTGGTCGACACCGACGACCTCGACGCGACTGTGGACCTCTTGGCTGCCTTTGCGGTACGTGCTGGCGAGTACGACGACTTCTCCGTGCAGCTCTGA
- a CDS encoding acetoacetate decarboxylase family protein, producing MATGPAPRQLSTGHEVTVPLTCRARLGGAVFAADWAPLRAALPADLTPLRFGARRGAVTVVGIDYRAVGSLEPYREFAVVVPVTAAGVAGMPTSLDGIGGYVVDLPVTTAPARALGDELWGFPKSVADIALDGTPDSFSVSLFDAGNRDVELSVAPGPTRARRVRQRLTAFSHLDDRLVRTPVDLDAEARVATTGDGVSLARGHGRYAAVLRDLGVRPRVYAQFVASHAEATLHPPERVD from the coding sequence ATGGCGACCGGGCCAGCACCCCGACAGCTGTCGACGGGCCACGAGGTCACCGTTCCGCTCACGTGTCGCGCTCGTCTCGGCGGCGCGGTGTTCGCGGCCGACTGGGCCCCGCTCCGTGCGGCGCTCCCGGCGGACCTGACGCCGCTCCGCTTCGGCGCGCGCCGCGGCGCAGTCACGGTGGTTGGAATCGACTACCGTGCGGTGGGTTCGCTGGAGCCGTACCGCGAGTTCGCGGTCGTCGTCCCCGTCACGGCGGCGGGCGTCGCGGGCATGCCGACCTCCCTAGACGGCATCGGCGGCTACGTCGTCGACCTCCCGGTGACGACAGCACCCGCCCGAGCGCTCGGCGACGAACTCTGGGGGTTCCCGAAGTCCGTCGCCGACATCGCGCTCGACGGCACGCCCGACTCCTTCTCGGTCTCGCTGTTCGATGCGGGCAACCGCGACGTCGAACTCTCGGTCGCTCCCGGGCCGACGCGGGCCAGACGGGTCCGCCAGCGACTCACCGCGTTCAGCCACCTCGACGACCGCCTCGTCCGGACGCCGGTCGACCTCGACGCCGAGGCCCGAGTCGCGACCACTGGCGACGGGGTCTCGCTCGCACGCGGGCACGGACGCTACGCGGCGGTCCTCCGAGACCTCGGCGTCCGGCCCCGTGTCTACGCGCAGTTCGTCGCGTCGCACGCCGAGGCGACGCTGCACCCGCCCGAGCGCGTCGACTGA